In Punica granatum isolate Tunisia-2019 unplaced genomic scaffold, ASM765513v2 Contig00334, whole genome shotgun sequence, the following are encoded in one genomic region:
- the LOC116190150 gene encoding receptor-like protein 33, producing the protein MAPISHLIRRQPLGGKIQAWRSHIAMLGKTLAKSRYLSLSFNRMQVPLGILNLGKNNFHGLMGPDPLALDFPHLYILDIKMNNFAGSLPSKYFLQSNLTNIDFTINKFEGGKLPRFLANCSKLKTLDLSNNELQDSFPVGLKLSPAWKIPDVIGDLKLLTGLNFSQNNLTGPIPYSFGNLTNLEWLDLSLNNLSGEIPGSLADLTSLAYLNLSMNRLMGPIPKGKQFNTFKSDSFGGNPGLCGFPLPRECGERMQTNRHHQLMQKKKIRRMEVGSNGGQYQWVMDAGLHLDFQQDISCFISGDHYGS; encoded by the exons ATGGCGCCAATATCACATCTTATCCGAAGACAGCCTCTTGGAGGAAAG ATACAAGCTTGGCGGTCTCATATCGCCATGCTTGGGAAAACCTTAGCAAAATCGCGGTACTTGAGCTTGAGTTTTAACCGAATGCAAG TCCCGCTAGGGATTCTGAATCTGGGTAAAAACAACTTCCATGGTCTCATGGGACCTGATCCTTTGGCACTTGACTTCCCTCATCTCTACATCCTGGACATAAAGATGAATAATTTCGCTGGCAGCTTGCCATCCAAGTATTTTCTGCAATCAAACTTGACAAATATTGACTTCACGATCAACAAGTTTGAAG GAGGCAAATTGCCAAGGTTCTTGGCAAACTGCAGCAAACTGAAAACTTTAGATCTCAGTAACAATGAACTCCAGGATTCATTTCCAGTTGGCTTGAAGCTCTCCCCAGCCT GGAAGATACCTGATGTGATCGGGGATCTAAAATTACTCACAGGCCTCAACTTCTCTCAGAACAACCTGACGGGCCCTATCCCGTATTCCTTTGGGAATCTGACTAATCTTGAATGGCTAGACCTCTCGCTGAATAATCTCTCTGGAGAGATCCCTGGATCCTTAGCTGATCTAACATCACTGGCATACTTAAATCTCTCCATGAACCGGCTCATGGGACCCATTCCTAAGGGCAAACAGTTCAACACATTCAAGAGCGACTCCTTCGGGGGAAATCCCGGGCTGTGCGGATTTCCATTGCCAAGAGAATGCGGAGAGAGGATGCAAACAAACCGCCACCATCAACTcatgcagaagaagaagatacgGAGAATGGAAGTTGGATCGAATGGCGGGCAGTACCAATGGGTTATGGATGCGGGACTGCATTTGGACTT